TTATTAGTCTGGCGGTACCTTTCGGCACcagttgttcaaagacAGTAACAAAATTGTCTGATACTTTTTTAAAGGTATTGTCCACGGCAGATATTTTCTGCTGTTTCAGCCTCTCAATTAAATCTTGGATTGACACTTTTGACTCTTCCAGCTCAGCTGCCCTTTGAGAaagttctctttgtttttcGTTGAATCtcttgaagttttcaaaaGCCCTTTTATTGACGTTTGATAAACCGGCGATATTCTTGTTCACTTCATTTAACTTACTCAATAAATCTTCGCTCGATAAGGCGGTAAATTTGTTCAGGGCGTCTTCTGCAAGCAGCCCGATTTCTCTAATCTTTTGTTGCAGTTCGTCCCGCCTGGCAGTGAgtgttgtttttttaatCATATTCTTTTCGACATCTTTTTGGAATccttctatttttttcaacagtgAACGCTGCTGTGAATTAGCtttctccaagatcttTTCGTTGTTATTTTTCTCGCCGGTCAAGCTGTcgatttctttttgaatttcgTCAACGTCTTTGACAGCAGATTCACTCTCTATTGATACGAGGTGTTGTTGCTGCATTAAGGCGTCAACATTTTTCTTCAGATCATCTGTGTACGAATCACCAACATCAGAGAGTTTgctcttcaacaaaatcTCCTGGGGTACTAACTTTGAGTCTAACTCCGCGTTCAACTGGTCTATAGTTGACGTTATGCTTTCAAGCGATTCTGTGGTGACATCCAATTCGTTAGAAATGGTAAGGACCGATTGAGACACTGATTCTAATTCCTCTTTTTCATTAGCCGAGAGTTCGTTCTCGAAATCTTGAGTTAAATTATCTTTGTAGTTAGATATTTTGTCTTCTACGGCCTTTATGCTTAGATTAttcttttccattttttgaGAGAGCTGCATTAAGGACTCATTGAGCAACACCTTTTggctcttttttttattgaaTTGCATTCTGGACTGTTCCATGTTAGCTAGGATGGTTTCCTTCCGAGTTGCGATGTTTCTCATTTCACCATTAAGGTTGTCGATAGTCGTATCAATTTCTTGTAGTTTTCCTTTAATTGCATGTAGTTCCTTGTTGGTAAGTTCATGTTGGTTTCTGGAATTAGTCAGTGCTTTTAACGCGTCAAGCCTGGTCTTCTTACGTTGATCTAGATACCCACCCGTCAATACACCTCGATTATCGGCACGATCGCCATCCAAGGTAATGGCATTCAACTGATAACTTTTAGCCATCTTCACACCTGTAGTAAGGTCTCTGACAACTATAGTCTTCCCGAACACATGTTTTACAGCCTTCTCAAATTTTGCGTCATActtgattttcttcaagaggGGTGTGCATGCGGCCGATTGATCTTGCGGCGGAAACGTTACTCCGCTGTCTTCGTGTAATCTGTTCAGCGGCATGAAAGTCACTCTACCACCTTTCATTTTGTAAAGCTCCCGCATCAACAACGATGCTGTCTTATCAGTGTCAACCACGACATGGAAAAGGGAGTTTCCTCCTACCACCTCGGCACACGTCTTGTATTTTTCGCTCACCTTGAGCAATTCCCCTAGGGTACCGAATACAGCATCTGGCGACAGCTTCAACTTTTCCGTTATTTCTTTGATGCTACTTATTCCGTTGGCAAGGTTTTTGTTCATAGTCTCGTTAAGTGCTCTTTCTGATAACCTAACGTCATCCGATAATGTGTCCAACACTGAAAGAAGTTTTTGCTCAGTTCTCCAAAGTTCTTTACGCTCATCTATTGCCTTAACATATTTTTCCTTCATAACGGTCAACTGTTGCGCTACATCTTCTAATTCGCCAACAGTTCCGGGGCCTTCGACCGAATCAGACAGTTCCTCGATCTCCATATCTAATGTAGATAGACTGCTTTGAAGCTGCTGCCGCTCTGCAATGAGTGCCGTTGAGGTCTTTTGTAAACTATGCAATAGCTCCTGTTGCTCAAGTATCTCCTTTTCAATCCATTGATTCCTCTCTTCCTTAGTTTCGAACCTTGCATAATTTCCCTTCTTCAGTCTTAAATCTCTTTGACGTTGCTGAAGTTGTGCTAATTTTAATTTGTATTGTGCTTCTTCCTTTGTCAAAGCTTCGAACCTTGGAAGAATTTTCAAGAGTTTTGCACGTCTGCTTTGAATCTCTTTTGTAATCACGTTCAAATTGATATTGTCCGCATTATTTTGTTCATCATGAGAAGCGATTTGTCTTTTCAGGTCTTTTATTTTAATATTCAGGTCACCCAGTCTGTTTGAGATTTCCAATTGAATTGCTTTGGCCTGTTCCAAATCTGTAGTggttttcaatttcaatttatTGTCGATCCTTTGCAGTAGAGAAGTAACTTGCTCGATCACACCCTCCCGTTTATCAAGTTCCTGGATGTACTGCTCTGACGATGTAACTGTCGAGTTATAATTGTCATCCAAACTTTCGATCTGGTTTATGATACCACTTAATTCCCTGTCGTACAAAGTGAACTGGAAAACTTTCCGATTTCTTTCCATGTTATTATACCGTTCAAGTTCCTTCCTCTCTTCCTCcatttc
The genomic region above belongs to Huiozyma naganishii CBS 8797 chromosome 2, complete genome and contains:
- the SMC3 gene encoding cohesin subunit SMC3 (similar to Saccharomyces cerevisiae SMC3 (YJL074C); ancestral locus Anc_1.295) translates to MYIKRVVIKGFKTYRNETIIDNFSPHHNIVIGSNGSGKSNFFAAIRFVLSDDYSNLKREERQGLIHQGSGSVMSASVEIVFHDPDHRIILSSGVIPRPNDEVFVRRTVGLKKDDYQINDRNVTKSDLVRMLESAGFSMGSPYNIVPQGRIIALTNAKDKERLLLLEDVIGAKSFETKLRASLKNMKDTEFKRNQIMKEMDELKGKLKEMEEERKELERYNNMERNRKVFQFTLYDRELSGIINQIESLDDNYNSTVTSSEQYIQELDKREGVIEQVTSLLQRIDNKLKLKTTTDLEQAKAIQLEISNRLGDLNIKIKDLKRQIASHDEQNNADNINLNVITKEIQSRRAKLLKILPRFEALTKEEAQYKLKLAQLQQRQRDLRLKKGNYARFETKEERNQWIEKEILEQQELLHSLQKTSTALIAERQQLQSSLSTLDMEIEELSDSVEGPGTVGELEDVAQQLTVMKEKYVKAIDERKELWRTEQKLLSVLDTLSDDVRLSERALNETMNKNLANGISSIKEITEKLKLSPDAVFGTLGELLKVSEKYKTCAEVVGGNSLFHVVVDTDKTASLLMRELYKMKGGRVTFMPLNRLHEDSGVTFPPQDQSAACTPLLKKIKYDAKFEKAVKHVFGKTIVVRDLTTGVKMAKSYQLNAITLDGDRADNRGVLTGGYLDQRKKTRLDALKALTNSRNQHELTNKELHAIKGKLQEIDTTIDNLNGEMRNIATRKETILANMEQSRMQFNKKKSQKVLLNESLMQLSQKMEKNNLSIKAVEDKISNYKDNLTQDFENELSANEKEELESVSQSVLTISNELDVTTESLESITSTIDQLNAELDSKLVPQEILLKSKLSDVGDSYTDDLKKNVDALMQQQHLVSIESESAVKDVDEIQKEIDSLTGEKNNNEKILEKANSQQRSLLKKIEGFQKDVEKNMIKKTTLTARRDELQQKIREIGLLAEDALNKFTALSSEDLLSKLNEVNKNIAGLSNVNKRAFENFKRFNEKQRELSQRAAELEESKVSIQDLIERLKQQKISAVDNTFKKVSDNFVTVFEQLVPKGTARLIIHKNTDKGDLAVRDEDVDEDVNMDGESQDLESVYTGVSISVSFSSKKNEQLRVEQLSGGQKTVCAIALILAIQMVDPAPFYLFDEIDAALDKQYRTSVANAIKKLSKNAQFICTTFRTDMLAVADRFYRVKYENKISTIIEINKQDAMSFVRGSNKFSDV